A window of the Tunturibacter empetritectus genome harbors these coding sequences:
- a CDS encoding M16 family metallopeptidase: MVKVKRSIAAIATCAIALALTAKAQDLASFEKRTTVKVLPNGLTLILCERPEAPVFSFYTLVDAGSADDPDGASGIAHMFEHMAFKGTTEIGTTDYPAEKIALAKVEIAYAAYDAEYRKRVGQNPEKLAQLLKAFQDAQAEAQKYVIPNQFSQIAEENGAVGINASTTEDSTQYFWSMPSNRLELWAYLESQRIAHPVEREFYKERNVVQEERRMRTDSSPVGRMVEQFLATAYVAHPYRRPGVGWESEISQVSATEATTFHEKYYVPANIVIAVVGDLKASETMPVLERYFAPIPAAPRPEPMTTVEPPQVAEKSVTIREATQPFYIEGYHRPDYLDPDDSAYDAISDIFSNGRTARLYRSLVRDQSIAAEAQGFSGFPGDKYPGLFAVYAVPLPGHTPEEMRASIHKELDRLKNEDVTDAELERFKTRSRADLLRGLADNEGLAHQLAEYQTRFGDWRELFNQLHKIDAVNKADIRRVANKIFTDSNRTSARIEFVPPQRKAPQASTPSKTETPGTAMLTAPPAQTTQTAGGTK; this comes from the coding sequence TTGGTAAAGGTAAAACGTAGCATCGCCGCGATCGCCACATGTGCCATCGCTCTAGCCCTCACAGCGAAAGCACAGGACCTCGCAAGCTTTGAAAAGCGCACCACCGTCAAAGTTCTCCCCAACGGCCTCACCCTCATCCTCTGCGAGCGCCCCGAAGCCCCCGTCTTCAGCTTCTACACCCTCGTCGATGCAGGCTCCGCCGACGATCCCGACGGCGCCAGCGGCATCGCCCACATGTTCGAACACATGGCCTTCAAAGGCACCACCGAGATCGGCACCACCGACTACCCCGCCGAAAAGATCGCACTCGCCAAAGTCGAGATCGCCTACGCAGCCTACGACGCCGAGTACCGCAAACGCGTAGGCCAAAATCCCGAAAAGTTAGCCCAGCTCCTCAAAGCCTTCCAGGACGCACAAGCCGAAGCGCAAAAGTACGTCATACCCAACCAGTTCTCCCAGATCGCCGAAGAGAACGGAGCCGTCGGCATCAACGCCAGCACCACCGAAGACTCCACCCAGTACTTCTGGAGCATGCCCTCCAACCGCCTCGAGCTCTGGGCCTATCTCGAAAGCCAGCGCATCGCCCATCCCGTCGAGCGCGAGTTCTACAAGGAGCGCAACGTCGTCCAGGAAGAGCGCCGCATGCGCACTGACTCCTCCCCCGTCGGCCGCATGGTCGAGCAGTTCCTCGCCACCGCCTACGTCGCCCACCCCTACCGCCGCCCCGGCGTAGGCTGGGAAAGCGAGATCAGCCAGGTCTCCGCCACCGAGGCCACCACCTTCCACGAAAAATACTATGTCCCCGCCAACATCGTCATCGCCGTCGTAGGCGACCTCAAAGCCTCCGAGACCATGCCCGTCCTCGAGCGCTACTTCGCTCCCATTCCCGCCGCCCCGCGTCCCGAACCCATGACCACGGTCGAGCCGCCACAGGTCGCCGAAAAATCCGTCACCATCCGCGAAGCCACCCAGCCCTTCTACATCGAGGGCTACCACCGCCCCGACTACCTCGACCCCGACGACTCCGCCTACGACGCCATCTCCGACATCTTCTCCAACGGCCGCACCGCCCGCCTCTACCGCTCTCTCGTCCGCGACCAGTCCATCGCCGCCGAAGCGCAAGGCTTCAGCGGCTTCCCCGGCGACAAGTACCCCGGCCTCTTCGCCGTCTACGCCGTCCCGCTCCCAGGCCACACGCCCGAAGAGATGCGAGCCTCCATTCACAAAGAGCTCGACCGCCTCAAGAACGAGGACGTCACCGACGCAGAACTCGAACGCTTCAAAACCCGCTCCCGCGCCGACCTCCTCCGCGGCCTCGCCGACAACGAAGGCCTTGCTCATCAGCTAGCCGAATACCAAACCCGTTTTGGCGACTGGCGTGAACTCTTCAACCAGCTCCACAAGATCGACGCCGTCAACAAAGCCGACATCCGCCGCGTCGCCAACAAGATCTTCACCGACAGCAACCGCACCAGCGCACGCATCGAATTCGTCCCACCCCAACGCAAAGCCCCGCAAGCTTCAACGCCTTCAAAAACAGAGACCCCAGGAACAGCCATGCTCACAGCACCCCCAGCGCAGACCACCCAAACCGCCGGAGGTACGAAGTGA
- a CDS encoding M16 family metallopeptidase: MKHLSSFIITASLLVATLGASAQTPAPAVAPTQVQPWKQIPIPPLPAFKPAQPHRIELENGVVLFLQEDHELPFINGTILIRGGSRDEPNAKVGLTSLYGETWRTSGTATIDGDKLDDVLEAKAASIETAGGTASTSMAWSSLKGDFDLVFASTIDLLLHPTFKDDKLQLAKQQLETGIARRNDDANGIATREAAKIAYGPNNPYARELEYATVGAVTLDDLNAWHTHTVVGSNIIVAVSGDFDPAAMEAKLRAAFAPIPRGQRFQSFKATFTDPKPNVNFVSKDDVNQSNVIIVGLGTERSNPDYYALSVMNQVFSGGFGSRVVQDVRTKLGLAYSVEGNYGASYDHPGIFVVEAATKSATTVAATKALLAEIDRLKTEPPTPAELSKAKDQVLNSFIFHYDSPDKTLGEQVTLAFYGYPADTLEKYKSGIEKVTSADVSRVANKYIDTSKLAVIVVGNESQITPSLATLGLGTVKNLDITIPPPPGGKPAE; encoded by the coding sequence GTGAAGCATCTCTCCTCGTTCATCATTACCGCATCGCTCCTCGTTGCCACTCTCGGCGCCTCCGCACAAACCCCAGCACCAGCAGTCGCACCCACGCAGGTCCAGCCGTGGAAACAAATCCCCATCCCCCCGCTCCCCGCCTTCAAACCCGCACAACCCCACCGTATCGAACTGGAAAACGGAGTAGTCCTCTTCCTCCAGGAAGACCACGAGCTCCCCTTCATCAACGGCACCATCCTCATCCGTGGCGGGAGCCGCGATGAGCCCAATGCAAAGGTCGGCCTCACCTCCCTCTACGGCGAAACCTGGCGCACCAGCGGCACCGCCACCATCGACGGCGACAAGCTCGACGACGTCCTCGAAGCCAAAGCCGCCTCCATCGAAACTGCTGGCGGCACCGCCTCCACCTCCATGGCCTGGTCCAGCCTCAAGGGCGACTTCGACCTCGTCTTCGCCTCCACCATCGACCTACTCCTCCATCCCACCTTCAAAGACGACAAGCTCCAGCTCGCCAAACAGCAACTCGAAACCGGCATCGCCCGCCGCAACGACGACGCCAACGGCATCGCCACCCGCGAAGCTGCAAAGATCGCCTACGGCCCCAACAACCCCTACGCCCGCGAGCTCGAGTACGCCACCGTAGGCGCCGTCACCCTCGACGACCTCAACGCCTGGCACACCCACACCGTCGTCGGCAGCAACATCATCGTCGCCGTCTCAGGCGACTTCGACCCCGCCGCCATGGAGGCCAAACTCCGCGCCGCCTTCGCTCCCATCCCTCGCGGCCAGCGCTTCCAGTCCTTCAAAGCCACCTTCACCGACCCCAAGCCCAACGTCAACTTCGTCTCCAAAGATGACGTCAATCAATCCAACGTCATCATCGTTGGCCTCGGCACCGAGCGCAGCAACCCCGACTACTACGCCCTCTCCGTCATGAACCAGGTCTTCTCCGGCGGCTTCGGCTCCCGCGTCGTCCAGGACGTCCGCACCAAACTCGGCCTCGCCTACTCCGTCGAAGGCAACTACGGCGCCTCCTACGATCACCCTGGCATCTTCGTCGTCGAAGCCGCAACAAAAAGCGCCACCACCGTAGCCGCAACCAAAGCCCTCCTAGCCGAGATCGACCGCCTCAAAACCGAACCACCCACCCCCGCCGAGCTCAGCAAAGCCAAAGACCAGGTCCTCAACTCCTTCATCTTCCACTACGACTCCCCCGACAAAACGCTAGGCGAGCAAGTCACCCTAGCCTTCTACGGCTACCCCGCCGACACCCTCGAAAAATATAAATCCGGCATCGAAAAAGTGACCTCCGCCGACGTCTCCCGCGTAGCCAACAAGTACATCGACACCAGCAAACTCGCCGTCATCGTAGTAGGCAACGAGTCTCAAATCACACCGTCACTCGCCACCCTGGGACTAGGCACGGTAAAAAATCTAGACATCACCATCCCACCCCCACCAGGCGGCAAGCCAGCCGAATAA
- a CDS encoding glutaminase domain-containing protein — MKNTHPFLLLTASLLLNLLPLQAQRPPATPLITHDPYFSVWSTTDNLTDADTTHWTGAPQPITGIVRIDGKPFRFLGHNPDTVPAAQQTAHAITPTHTTYEFRQNGITLRLAFFTPAILSDLDLLSRPVTYLTWTAESNDSTPHQVSLLLDVDPVIAVNDRSQQINSFRNQTSTLNVLSTGSQDQKILNRSGDDLRIDWGYFHLAVPKDTSYATYLAPHPATIFASTGQLPTTDTMDMPERADHSASALAATIDFGSVTTQPVTRHILLSYTDNYAIQYLQRNLRSYWQRNNQPVDQMLDQAEQQYATLEARGEALDKELTADLTKVGGEHYAYIAILSYRQAIAAHKLVADANGDPMLFAKENFSNGCIATVDVLYPSAPFFLFFNPKLLEAQLLPVLEYSSLARWKFPFSPHDLGQYPLANGQVYGGGEKTEEDQMPVEETGNMIILVDAVARAEGTPQLAQRYWPLLTKWAEYLNLHGLDPETQLTTDDFAGHVAHNANLSIKAIDALAAYADLAHLLKQETVAKQYQTTAKEMAAKWITMAKEGDHYKIAFNSPNTWSQKYNLVWDKILDYNLFPNSVRDSEVAFYLTKLNLYGLPLDSRADYTKLDWSIWTATLTSNPDQFNAIVDPIYRWTNETPTRVPLTDWYDTKTGKQVGFQARSVVGGVFIKALSDKQLTAKWRAKSTTTETTQLPVYR; from the coding sequence ATAAAAAACACGCACCCGTTCCTGCTACTTACTGCATCTCTCCTGCTCAACCTTCTCCCCCTCCAAGCCCAGCGCCCTCCCGCAACGCCGCTCATCACGCACGACCCCTACTTCAGCGTCTGGTCCACCACCGACAACCTCACCGACGCCGACACCACCCACTGGACCGGCGCCCCGCAGCCCATCACCGGCATAGTCCGCATCGACGGCAAGCCCTTCCGTTTCCTCGGCCACAACCCCGACACCGTCCCAGCCGCGCAGCAGACGGCGCACGCCATCACGCCAACCCACACCACCTACGAGTTCCGCCAGAACGGCATCACCCTCCGCCTCGCCTTCTTCACCCCAGCAATCCTTAGCGACCTCGACCTCCTCTCCCGCCCCGTAACCTACCTCACCTGGACTGCTGAGTCGAATGACAGCACCCCACATCAAGTGTCGTTACTCCTCGACGTAGACCCAGTCATCGCCGTCAACGACCGCAGCCAACAGATCAACTCCTTCCGCAATCAAACCTCCACCCTCAACGTCCTCTCCACCGGCTCGCAAGATCAAAAAATCCTCAACCGCTCCGGCGACGACCTCCGCATCGACTGGGGCTACTTCCATCTAGCCGTCCCGAAGGACACCAGCTACGCCACCTACCTCGCGCCACACCCAGCCACAATCTTCGCCTCCACCGGCCAACTCCCCACCACCGACACCATGGACATGCCCGAGCGCGCCGACCACTCCGCCTCCGCCCTCGCAGCAACCATAGACTTCGGCTCCGTCACCACCCAGCCCGTCACCCGCCACATCCTCCTCTCCTACACCGACAACTACGCCATCCAATACCTCCAGCGAAATCTCCGCTCCTACTGGCAACGCAACAACCAACCCGTAGACCAGATGCTCGATCAAGCCGAGCAGCAATACGCAACCCTCGAAGCCCGCGGAGAAGCCCTCGACAAAGAACTGACCGCCGACCTCACCAAAGTAGGTGGCGAACACTACGCCTACATCGCCATCCTCTCGTACCGCCAGGCCATCGCCGCACACAAGCTCGTAGCCGACGCCAACGGCGACCCCATGCTCTTCGCCAAGGAGAACTTCTCCAACGGCTGCATCGCCACCGTCGACGTCCTCTACCCCTCCGCCCCCTTCTTCCTCTTCTTCAACCCGAAGCTCCTCGAAGCCCAGCTCCTCCCCGTCCTCGAATACTCCTCGCTCGCCCGCTGGAAGTTCCCCTTCTCCCCCCACGATCTCGGCCAGTACCCACTCGCCAACGGACAGGTCTACGGCGGCGGCGAAAAGACCGAAGAGGACCAGATGCCCGTCGAAGAGACTGGCAACATGATCATCCTTGTCGACGCCGTAGCCCGCGCCGAAGGCACACCCCAACTAGCCCAACGCTACTGGCCCCTGCTCACCAAGTGGGCCGAGTACCTGAACCTCCACGGCCTCGACCCTGAAACCCAACTCACCACCGACGACTTCGCCGGACACGTAGCCCACAACGCCAACCTCTCCATCAAAGCCATCGACGCTCTCGCAGCCTACGCCGACTTAGCGCATCTCCTCAAACAAGAGACCGTCGCAAAGCAGTATCAAACCACAGCAAAAGAGATGGCTGCCAAGTGGATCACCATGGCGAAGGAAGGCGACCACTACAAGATCGCCTTCAACAGCCCCAACACCTGGAGCCAGAAGTACAACCTCGTCTGGGACAAGATCCTCGACTACAACCTCTTCCCCAACAGCGTCCGCGATAGCGAAGTCGCCTTCTACCTCACCAAGCTCAACCTCTACGGCCTCCCCCTCGACAGCCGCGCCGACTACACCAAGCTCGACTGGTCCATCTGGACCGCAACCCTCACCTCCAACCCCGACCAGTTCAACGCCATCGTCGACCCCATCTACCGCTGGACCAACGAAACCCCAACCCGCGTCCCCCTTACCGACTGGTACGACACCAAAACCGGCAAACAAGTCGGCTTCCAGGCTCGCAGCGTAGTAGGCGGCGTCTTCATTAAAGCCCTCTCCGACAAACAACTCACCGCCAAGTGGCGCGCCAAATCCACCACAACCGAAACAACCCAACTACCCGTCTACCGCTAA
- a CDS encoding NmrA family NAD(P)-binding protein — MIDAAVAAKVKLFVYTSLLRADTSKLLLAPEHVATEKVVRASGLPFVILRNGWYLENHTEALGPALEHGAILGAAGEGRFAAAAREDYALAAVAVLTGAGHEKKVYELAGDESYTLTGLAEEVSRAAKTTVVYRNLTQKEYESALLGFGLPAPVAGILADSDAGAANGELDSKSRDLHTLLGHATTPLAEAVRVAVAK, encoded by the coding sequence GTGATTGATGCGGCGGTTGCGGCGAAGGTGAAGCTGTTTGTCTATACGAGTCTTCTGCGTGCGGATACTTCGAAGCTACTGCTCGCGCCGGAGCATGTGGCGACGGAGAAGGTGGTGAGAGCGTCGGGTCTGCCGTTTGTGATTCTGCGGAACGGCTGGTATCTGGAGAATCATACGGAGGCTCTTGGACCTGCACTGGAGCATGGAGCGATTTTGGGAGCAGCGGGCGAGGGACGTTTCGCAGCGGCTGCGCGAGAGGATTATGCGCTGGCGGCGGTTGCAGTGCTTACGGGTGCAGGCCATGAGAAGAAGGTGTATGAGTTGGCGGGGGACGAGTCGTACACGTTGACTGGTCTTGCCGAGGAGGTGTCTCGCGCGGCGAAGACTACTGTGGTGTATCGGAACCTGACGCAGAAGGAGTATGAGAGTGCTCTGCTGGGCTTTGGTTTGCCTGCGCCCGTGGCGGGGATACTTGCGGACTCAGATGCGGGAGCGGCGAACGGAGAACTGGATAGTAAGTCTCGGGATCTTCATACGTTGTTGGGGCATGCGACGACGCCACTTGCAGAGGCAGTGAGAGTTGCTGTGGCGAAGTAA
- a CDS encoding NAD(P)H-binding protein yields MIVVTGASGKLGHHVINELLKKVPAGQIVAAVRSPEKTADLAALGVQVRQADYTKPETLASAFSGAEKVLLISSNELGQRESNIRQ; encoded by the coding sequence ATGATCGTAGTTACAGGAGCATCGGGGAAGTTGGGACATCACGTTATTAACGAATTGCTGAAGAAGGTGCCAGCGGGGCAGATCGTTGCGGCGGTGCGGAGTCCGGAGAAGACTGCCGACCTTGCGGCGTTGGGAGTGCAGGTGCGCCAGGCGGACTACACGAAGCCGGAGACGCTTGCCTCGGCCTTTTCCGGAGCGGAGAAGGTTTTGCTGATCTCTTCAAACGAGTTGGGACAACGGGAAAGCAACATCAGGCAGTGA
- a CDS encoding winged helix-turn-helix transcriptional regulator codes for MATQAKVLASRQRRRKGNLYDANCPSRVVLDHITSRWGSLVLLTLLDGTQRFSELVRGIGGVSEKMLAQSLKALEADGLVLRTVYPTIPPKVEYSLTSLGTEVADHIKTLTNWVEDNVSEIKRHRTKHSSLLSAPISVPPSTSPMRR; via the coding sequence ATGGCCACTCAGGCAAAGGTCCTCGCAAGCAGACAACGCAGACGCAAAGGCAATCTCTACGATGCGAACTGCCCCTCCCGCGTCGTACTCGACCACATCACCTCCCGCTGGGGATCGCTCGTTCTCCTCACTCTTCTCGACGGCACCCAACGCTTCAGCGAACTGGTCCGAGGCATCGGCGGCGTCAGCGAGAAAATGCTCGCCCAATCTCTCAAAGCTCTCGAAGCCGACGGCCTAGTCCTGCGCACCGTTTACCCAACCATCCCGCCCAAGGTCGAATACAGCCTCACCAGCCTCGGCACCGAAGTCGCCGATCACATCAAAACCCTCACCAACTGGGTCGAAGACAACGTCTCCGAAATCAAGCGCCACCGCACGAAGCACTCCTCTCTTCTATCCGCACCCATCTCAGTTCCTCCCTCCACCTCTCCCATGAGACGATAG
- the glmU gene encoding bifunctional UDP-N-acetylglucosamine diphosphorylase/glucosamine-1-phosphate N-acetyltransferase GlmU — protein sequence MDSNQFAIAIMAAGKGTRLKSKRPKVLHEIGGRALLLHVIAAAETAVPAGHIFCIIGHEADRVRTAVASTGVQFVLQPEQRGTGHALQMLKADFELSGRPIPQHLLVLSGDVPLIRPETIAAVRDTHLREHAAMTILTAVPADPTGYGRVIRASPDKPDKPEVTAIVEQKSLRPDQLTAPEINSGIYCFETAALFARLDALTTNNAHGEFYLTDIAAMLVAEGKRVVAVKADSVDEVLGANTIAEMMHLDAAMRLATAHRLMAAGITIFRPETCVIDSTVTVGPDTVIEPYVQLLGATRIGSDSRIRSYSVIQNSQLGDNVLVRNGCILDTAEVANNAILGPYAHLRPESKIGDGAHVGNFVETKKATLGKGSKANHLNYLGDTVIGAGVNIGAGAITCNYDGVHKHLTTISDGAFIGSDSTLVAPVTIGAGSYIAAGSSITEDVPDGALALGRSRQTNKPGWVAARKATAKQNTN from the coding sequence ATGGACTCAAACCAATTCGCCATCGCCATCATGGCCGCCGGTAAAGGCACCCGCCTCAAAAGCAAGCGCCCCAAAGTCCTTCACGAGATCGGCGGCCGAGCCCTCCTCCTACACGTCATCGCCGCTGCCGAAACCGCCGTCCCCGCCGGCCACATCTTCTGCATCATCGGCCACGAAGCCGACCGCGTCCGCACCGCCGTAGCCTCTACCGGCGTCCAGTTCGTCCTCCAGCCCGAGCAGCGCGGCACCGGCCACGCCCTTCAGATGCTCAAGGCCGACTTCGAGCTCTCCGGCAGACCAATCCCGCAACATCTTCTAGTTCTCTCCGGCGACGTCCCCCTCATCCGTCCCGAGACCATCGCCGCCGTCCGCGACACTCACCTTCGCGAGCACGCAGCCATGACCATCCTCACCGCCGTACCAGCTGACCCCACCGGCTACGGCCGAGTCATTCGCGCATCCCCAGACAAACCAGACAAGCCCGAAGTCACCGCCATCGTCGAGCAAAAATCCCTCCGCCCCGACCAGCTCACCGCACCAGAAATAAACTCAGGCATCTACTGCTTCGAGACCGCAGCCCTCTTCGCCCGCCTCGACGCCCTCACCACCAACAACGCCCATGGCGAGTTCTACCTCACCGACATCGCCGCCATGCTCGTAGCCGAAGGCAAGCGCGTCGTCGCCGTCAAAGCCGACAGCGTAGACGAAGTCCTCGGAGCCAACACCATCGCCGAGATGATGCACCTCGACGCCGCCATGCGTCTCGCCACCGCCCATCGCCTCATGGCCGCAGGAATAACCATCTTCCGCCCCGAGACCTGCGTAATCGACTCCACCGTCACCGTCGGTCCGGACACCGTCATCGAGCCTTACGTACAGCTCCTCGGCGCCACCCGCATCGGCAGCGACTCCCGCATCCGCTCCTACTCCGTCATCCAGAACTCGCAGCTGGGCGACAACGTCCTCGTCCGCAACGGCTGCATCCTCGACACCGCCGAGGTCGCCAACAACGCCATTCTCGGCCCCTACGCCCACCTGCGTCCCGAAAGCAAAATCGGCGACGGGGCCCACGTAGGCAACTTCGTCGAAACCAAAAAAGCGACGCTGGGCAAAGGTTCCAAGGCCAACCACCTCAACTACCTCGGCGACACCGTCATAGGCGCAGGCGTCAACATCGGCGCAGGAGCCATCACCTGCAACTACGACGGCGTCCACAAGCACCTCACCACTATCAGCGACGGCGCCTTCATCGGCTCCGACTCCACCCTCGTCGCCCCCGTCACCATCGGCGCCGGCTCGTACATAGCCGCCGGCAGCAGCATCACCGAAGACGTCCCCGATGGCGCACTGGCCCTGGGCCGCTCCCGCCAAACCAACAAACCCGGCTGGGTAGCTGCCCGCAAAGCCACCGCCAAACAAAACACCAACTAA
- a CDS encoding DinB family protein, with protein sequence MKTLLLLVVMCTTSLHAQMEGLWEGYDGEWAHVSRQLVALAEATPADKFAWRPAPGVRSTSEVYMHIALANFYLLSVTGPPMPSDIKSEEMEKTVTSKADVIAFLKRSLEAVKTARAQLKPGDLQRKVTIMKKEATVDGMYLRILVHDNEHMGQLIAYARMSGVVPPWSEPVHK encoded by the coding sequence ATGAAGACGCTGTTACTTCTGGTGGTGATGTGCACTACCTCCCTGCACGCGCAGATGGAGGGGCTTTGGGAGGGGTACGACGGAGAGTGGGCTCATGTCTCCCGACAGCTGGTTGCGCTGGCGGAGGCTACGCCAGCAGACAAGTTTGCGTGGCGTCCTGCGCCTGGGGTGAGGTCGACGAGCGAGGTGTACATGCATATCGCTCTGGCCAACTTTTATCTGTTGAGCGTGACTGGTCCACCGATGCCGTCAGACATCAAGTCCGAGGAGATGGAGAAGACTGTGACCTCGAAGGCGGACGTGATTGCTTTTCTGAAGCGGTCGCTGGAGGCGGTGAAGACGGCGCGTGCTCAGTTGAAGCCGGGGGATCTTCAACGGAAGGTCACGATCATGAAGAAAGAGGCGACCGTGGATGGGATGTATCTGCGCATTCTGGTTCACGATAATGAACACATGGGACAGCTGATCGCTTATGCTCGCATGTCGGGCGTGGTGCCTCCCTGGTCGGAGCCTGTTCACAAATAG
- a CDS encoding HD domain-containing phosphohydrolase encodes MTQERILVVDDEESVRSVAAALLARSGYSVTTAEGAEAALTRLQQDPDYDLVLSDVMMPVIDGLTLLDHLCTDHPNIPVVMFSAINDIYVVTSAFRRGAVDYLLKPFERTDLESVVLRAIEHGRLRKQNTLYRHNLEAIVTARTGRLRSTMQDLERSYDITLEAMGDALDLRDQETEGHSRRVTTYTSALAQAMGLESEDLRIIARGAFLHDIGKIATPDAILLKPGRLTPEETAIMKQHCERGYEMVRKISFLREAAEIVYAHQEQFDGSGYPRGLRGEQIPLGARIFAIADTLDAMTSDRPYRKGTTFAEAREEITRCAGTQFDPQIVEVFLALPAETWSNLRIATESRFPLPSSLSSSALPVAPDKQHI; translated from the coding sequence ATGACGCAGGAACGAATTCTAGTAGTTGACGACGAAGAATCCGTACGATCGGTCGCCGCAGCACTTCTCGCACGCAGCGGCTACTCCGTCACCACTGCCGAAGGCGCCGAAGCAGCCCTCACTCGTCTCCAGCAGGACCCCGACTACGACCTCGTCCTGTCTGACGTCATGATGCCAGTCATCGACGGCCTCACCCTGCTCGACCACCTCTGCACCGACCACCCCAACATCCCTGTCGTCATGTTCTCCGCTATCAACGACATCTACGTCGTCACCAGCGCCTTCCGCCGCGGCGCCGTCGACTACCTCCTCAAACCCTTCGAACGCACCGACCTCGAAAGCGTCGTCCTTCGCGCCATCGAGCACGGCCGCCTCCGCAAACAGAACACCCTCTACCGCCACAACCTCGAAGCCATCGTCACCGCCAGAACCGGCCGCCTCCGCTCCACCATGCAGGATCTCGAGCGCAGCTACGACATCACCCTCGAAGCCATGGGCGACGCGCTCGACCTCCGCGACCAGGAGACGGAAGGCCACTCCCGGCGAGTCACCACCTACACCAGCGCCCTTGCACAGGCCATGGGTCTCGAGTCCGAAGACCTACGCATCATCGCCCGCGGAGCCTTCCTCCACGACATCGGCAAGATCGCCACGCCCGACGCCATCCTCCTCAAGCCCGGCCGCCTCACCCCCGAAGAGACCGCTATCATGAAGCAGCACTGCGAGCGCGGCTACGAGATGGTCCGCAAGATCTCCTTCCTCCGCGAGGCCGCCGAGATCGTCTACGCCCACCAGGAGCAGTTCGACGGCAGCGGATATCCCCGCGGCCTCCGCGGCGAGCAGATCCCCCTCGGCGCCCGCATCTTCGCCATCGCCGACACCCTCGACGCCATGACCTCCGACCGCCCCTATCGCAAGGGAACAACCTTCGCCGAAGCCAGAGAAGAGATCACCCGTTGTGCCGGAACCCAGTTCGACCCGCAGATCGTCGAGGTCTTCCTCGCTCTCCCCGCTGAAACCTGGTCTAATCTGCGCATCGCCACCGAATCACGTTTCCCCTTGCCGTCCTCACTGAGTAGCAGCGCGCTCCCGGTTGCGCCGGACAAGCAACACATCTAG
- a CDS encoding 4a-hydroxytetrahydrobiopterin dehydratase, producing the protein MKKAMNAAEIEDVLKAHPEWHLKGGKLVREWTFKDFLEAMAFVNRVAVLAEAAGHHPDIDIRYNQVVLGLVSHDAAGITHRDASMAAQLSKEFPPA; encoded by the coding sequence ATGAAGAAAGCCATGAATGCAGCCGAGATCGAGGACGTCCTCAAGGCCCACCCCGAGTGGCATCTCAAGGGTGGCAAGCTGGTGCGCGAGTGGACCTTCAAGGACTTCCTCGAAGCGATGGCCTTCGTCAACCGGGTCGCCGTTCTGGCAGAGGCCGCCGGCCACCACCCCGACATCGACATCCGCTACAACCAGGTTGTCCTCGGGTTGGTCTCTCACGACGCCGCCGGCATCACCCATCGCGACGCCTCCATGGCCGCCCAGCTCAGCAAAGAGTTTCCTCCCGCATAA
- a CDS encoding CYCXC family (seleno)protein, translating to MKRILGCIALGLATMAASAQWSNPSEEVPAYNASAPAKPLPPVLSGDQLTGPYFTHPYQVTAYKMAAAIPAVLHQQPCYCHCDKVMRHNSLHSCFEGTHGAACSTCMKEAIYAYQQTKKGQTPAKIRAGIERGEWQDVDLVNATM from the coding sequence ATGAAGCGGATCCTCGGATGCATCGCATTAGGTCTGGCCACCATGGCCGCCTCAGCCCAATGGTCAAACCCATCGGAAGAAGTCCCGGCTTACAACGCATCCGCACCGGCAAAGCCCCTTCCGCCCGTGCTTAGCGGAGATCAACTGACAGGACCCTACTTCACACATCCCTATCAGGTCACCGCCTACAAGATGGCTGCCGCCATCCCCGCAGTCCTGCATCAGCAACCCTGCTACTGCCACTGCGACAAAGTGATGCGTCACAACAGCCTCCACAGTTGCTTCGAAGGCACCCACGGGGCAGCCTGTTCCACCTGCATGAAAGAAGCTATCTACGCCTATCAGCAGACGAAAAAAGGCCAGACCCCGGCAAAGATTCGCGCCGGCATCGAGCGTGGCGAGTGGCAGGATGTCGACCTCGTCAACGCAACCATGTAG